Part of the Cupriavidus basilensis genome is shown below.
GCTCAGCACCACGCAGCCCGCCTTGTCGAAATGGCTCAAGGAACTCGAAGACGACATCGGGCTGCCGCTGTTCGAGCGCCACGCGCGCGGCCTGCGCCCCACGCCCTATGGCGAATCGATGATTGCCCATGCCAGGCGCATCGAGGCGCACCTGGATACCGCCCGCGACGACATGCAGGCCATGCGCGAAGGCGGCAGCGGCCTGGTGGTGATCGGCACCTCCGGCGCGTCGGCTGCCGATACCGTGCCGCTAGCCGTCACCTCGCTGTTGCAGCGCCTGCCGAAAGCCCATGTCCGGCTGGTGGAAAGCACCATGAACCTGCTGATGGCGCAGCTGGCCCGGGGCGAGGTCGATATCGTGGTGGGCCGCTCCGCGCCGGAACTGCAGGACGGGCAGATGCGCGCCGAGGCGCTCTACATGGAGCCGATCCATTTCGTCACACGCCCGCGGCATCCGCTGTTCGAGCTGGCCGAACCGGGCTGGAGCGACCTGCAGGCATACCGGTGGATTGTGTGGCCACGCGGCACGCCCATCCGCAACACGCTGGAGTCGGCGCTGAACGCGGCTGGCCAGGGCATGCCGGCCGATTGCGTGGAGTCGAACTCGGTCATCCTCAACCTGACCTTGCTCAACCACAGCAATATGATCGGCGTAGCCTCGCACCGGACCGCACGGCGCCTGGAGCATCTTGGCGCCCTACGCATCCTGCCGCTGCGGCTGGCGGGCTTTGGCTCGGTATCCATGTACTGGCGCGACGACGGCTTTGGCCGTATCGCGGTCAGTGCCGCGCTGGATGCCCTGCGGCGCGCGGCGGTGCGCTCGGTCGATGAAATCCCCGACGACACGCACGGATGACGCCAGCCCGCGCGGCTCACGCTCGCCCGTTGCTCACTTCATATCGGGAGGACCCTGTCATCCAGCCGCCCGCCGGCTCGACAGATGCCGCCCCGCATCCGGCGCGAGCCGGACATAGCCGATCAACGACACCAGCGTCAGCACGCCCGCGAAGAGAAACGCCCAGCGAAAATCACCGAGCGTAAAGTGCGGCACGTCGCTGGCCTGTGCGCGCAACGATGCGGCAATCCTCAGCGACAGCGAGCCAAACGCAATGCCAAGCCCGATCGACATCTGCTGGGCAGCGTTCCATAGCGTATTGGCGCTGCTCATCTGGTTTTGCGGGATATCGGCGTAGGCCAGCGTGGCGAGCGTGGAGAACTGCATCGAGCGCGTCACGCCGTAGATAAACACAACGAACAGCACGATGGCGAGCGGCGTCTCGGGCGTGAGCAACCCGCACGCAACGATGAACACGCTGGCGAAAGCCACGTCGACGATCGCGGTGGCGCGAAAGCCGTAGTGTTGCAGCACGCGCGTGGTCAATGCCTTCATGCCGAGGTTGCCGAGCGCGCTGGCGAGCAGCAACAGCCCGGAGCGGAACGCGGACAGCCCGAAGCCAACCTGGAACAGCAGCGGCATCAGGTACGGCACCGCGCCGATGCCGATACGGGTGACGGACCCGGTGATCACGGTGACCGAGAACGTCGGCACGCGCAGCGTGGTGAAATCGAGCAGCGGATGCTCACGCCCCGCCGCATGGCGCACGGCAAGCACGCCCAGGACGAGGCCGGCGGCCACGAACGCGCCCGCCGTTGCCAGGCTGGCGCCTTGCTGGCTGGCCAGTTCCGTGCCATACAGCACGAAGGTGAGCGTGGTGCCACTGAGCACGAAGCCAACGATATCAAGCGGCTTGGGCTCGCTCGCGCGTTCGTTGCGGATCATCATGAAGGTAGCGATCAGCGCGGCGATGCCGAATGGCACGTTGAGCAGGAAGATCCAGCGCCAGGATGCGTAGGTAGTGATAAACCCGCCGATGGGCGGCCCCACCACAGGCGCCACGATGGCCGGCCAGGTGATGGTGGAAATGGCCTTGATCAACTGGCGCTTATCCGTGTTGCGCACCACGATCAGCCGCCCGACCGGCACCATCATCGCGCCGCCAATGCCCTGCAGCACGCGCGCCGCGGTGAACGCGAACAACCCGTTCGATGCGCCGCACAGCACCGAGGCCACCGTGAAAACAACGATCGCCCCGCCGAACACCGTCCTCGACCCAAAGCGATCCGCGATCCAGCCGCTGATCGGGATAAACACCGCCAGCGCCAGCATATAGGCCGTCATACCCAGGCTCAGGTCATTCGGCCCGACCCCGAACGACTGCGCCATCTGCGGCAACGCCGTGGCGAGCACGGTGGTATCGAGGTACTCCATGAAGAAGGTGGCCGCGACGAGATAGGGCAGGAATCTCATCGACGACGACTGGGTTTGCGTTTGGTCCATGGAGCGGCGGGTGCGGGGGGGGGATGCGTGTCTGCGCGGCGAAGCGAGCGGGCCGCTTTTTGCCACCGGGAAAGCCATTTCAAGCCAGGATGGCAATCATACCGGGCATCGGCAAACGACGTTTGCCCCGCCCGGCCCACGCCTTGGTCAGTCCATCATGCCGCGCCCGCGCGCGCCGGGTCCTCCGCCTGGTGCCGCGGCACGCGCACCGGGTCGACATGGGTCATCACATTCAGCACGTCCTGAATCTGCATGGCAGCGAGGCGCGCCTGCACCGCAATACGGTGTCCTTCCTCGACCGTCATTGCGCCATCGATCTCCAGATGCACATCGACCAGGATCGCGTCGCCCATCTTGCGGGTCTTCAGGTCATGCAGGCCCAGCACGCCTGGCGTGGCCAGAATGGCCTGACGAATCGCCTCGATGCTCTGCGCGTCCACGGCACGGTCCATCAGGTCATGCAGGGCATCCCAGGAGAACTTCCAGCCCATTCTGGTCACCATCAGGCCGACCACCAGGGCGGCCACTGGATCGAGCATGTGGTAGCCAAGCAGGTTACCGCCAATGCCCACGGCGACCACCAACGACGATGCCGCATCCGAGCGCGCATGCCATGCGTTGGCAACCAGCATGCTGGAGCGCACGCGCTCGGCCACGGCGAGCATGTAGCGGAACAACGATTCCTTTGCCGCCAGCGCGCCCAATGCCACCCACAGCGCGACACCCTTGACCGGCTGGATCAACTCGGGATACTCCAGCTTTTGCACGGCCGACCACAGCATGCCGGCGCCGACCGCGAGCAGCAGCAAGCCGATTGCCAGCGAGGCGGCAGTCTCGAAACGCTGGTGGCCGTATTGGTGGTCGGCATCCGCGCCCTTGCGGCTATGGTGACTGGCGAACAGCACCACAAAGTCCGAGACCAGGTCGGAAAGCGAGTGAATGGCATCCGCGATCAACGCCTGGGAGCCGGCCACCACGCCCGCCACCAGTTGCATGCAGGTCAGCAGGATATTCACGGCCACGCTCACCCAGGTGCTGCGCCGCGCCGCCTGAGCCATGGCGGGCGTCTCTACCTCGGCCTCGTCGATGATCTCATCATTTCGCATCGATGGATGACTCCTGTTGTCCGGTTAATGTGCGGTTAATGTCCAGCGAATGCCTTGCCAGGCAAAGCGCGGCCGCGCCCCAGCCATTCTAGCCACTCGAACAGCGCCATGCCGGCCAGCATGGCCAGCACAGAGACTGCGCCTTGCCATGCGCCCGCGCCCAGCAGCACGAGCGCGGCGGCGGCCAGGCCAATCAGCAAGCCCCCGCCCAGCGCGGACCAGCGCGCAACATGGCGGTGGCATCGTCCGCGGCGGCGCGCATCGTGTCCATCCAGGCTCAGGGAGGGAGAAGCCCCTTGCATGGGTTCGGCAAAGGCCGGGCGTGACCCCGGCCCGCCAATCAATATATATATTAATATTATATCAATAAATATATTGATGCCGGCCGAGACCAACCTTCAATGCGACATCAACACCGGAATGTCGGCGTGGCGCATCAGGGTGCGGGTGGTGCCGCCAGTGACCAGCTCACGCAGCCGGGCGTGCCCATAGCCGCCCGCCACCAGCAGGTCGGCCTGCAAATGCCGCACTGCCTCCAGCAGCAACTGGCCGACCCGGTGGCTGCCTTGCACGGCGTGCATGACGCTGGTGATGCCCTGGCGTGCCAGGTGGTCGCGCAGGCCGGCGTGCGCACCGGGCACATCGGGCATGCCGTGGGTCGCCTCGCCGTCATGCGTGCTGGATGCCGACACCACGGTGACACGCTTGGCCAGGCGCAGCAGGGGTATCGCATCGGCCACGGCCCGGGCGGCCTCGCGCCCGCCATCCCATGCGATGGCGACATGCTCGCAGGGCAGATGCCGCACGCCCGGCGGCACCAGCAGTACCGGGCGACCGGTGTTGAGCAACACATATTCCGGGGTCTGTGCCACCAGCACCGGGATGGATTCCGGCCCCGGCAAGCGGGCCAGGACAACCACGTCCGCCACCCGACCTTGCTGGACCAGCGCCCAGCCCACGTCGTCCTCGATGATCCGATGGGTGAAGCCCACGCCGGGCGCCGCTTCGCTCATGGCCCGATGAAATGCGGCGCTGGCTTCGGCGCCCTGCGCCAGCAACTGGCGCCGGGCCAGTTCCGCGTAGTATCCCGCCTCGTCGCCCGCGCCCCGGAACGGCTCCAGCCGCATGCCGGTGGCCGTCACCCCGATCACATGGCCGGCCGAGCGCTGCGCCAGCTCCGCCGCCAGGTTGACGCGATCCGCACAGCCGGGATCGGCGCCGAGTTCGACCAGTACGGTCTTGAAATACATGATGTTCTCCCTCCGATCCGCAGACCCCTGCACACGGTTGCTGACGTTTTTTGCGACTATCCGAAAATGGACTCTACTCCGTGCGCGGGGCAGTGCAAGCGGACAATGCGGCCGAATTGCGGCAGATCAACGCCGGGACCTGCCGGGCGCGGCCGGCGCGCGGGGCTACGCAAGGCTCGGCGGCTCGATCTGGCTGGCCATTGGCGCCAGCGCACGGATCAGCATGATGCTCATATCGGTGAACGCCGGCGTGCAACTGGCCAGCGTGCCACGCCAGTGCGCATCGGCCAGCGTCAGATTCTCCCAGACCTCGACCGGATGCTCGGGCGGCGCGCCCTGCGCGACCAGCCAGGCGGCGATATCGCTGGGCATGAAATCCCACGGGCGCGGAATCACGATGGCGTTGCGCTGGTCCGCCAGCACGTGCACAAGATGGCGCTTGAACGGCTCCAGGTCTCCGCGCCGGTGAAAAGTCAGGAAGGTGGTCTCGTCAAAGCAAACCTTGCCGCGCGCGGCCAGCACCTGGGCCGAAGAGATGCCGGGCACGGTATCCACCGGATGGCCGCATGCCCGCTCGACCCGCTCCAGGTACTGGAAGCCGCTGAAATGCATGTCGCCCATGAACAGCACCACGCAGCGCCGGCCGCCATGGTGCTCGGCGGCAACCCAGGCAAGCCGCTCCACCTGGTCCTGGTATCCCATGGTGACCACCTGGGCCGCCGGCGGCACCAGCGGGCGCACGGCGTCGATGACCGTGTCGAAGCCAGCCACGATGTCGGCGCCACGGATCAGTTCCGCCACGCCGTGGGTCAGGAAGTCGAGGTGCCCGGGGCCAACGCCGGCGCAGATGATCATGAAGAATCCCCGCATCGATCGATGCAAAAAGGGACGGCGCGCGCATCGCCCCGTCAAGACAGGGCGCAATTATGCCAAGCCATCGGAGCGCAAGGCCTGCGCCGGGGAACGCCGGCGCAAAAAAAGTACTTCAGGATCCGGCACCGGATGCCGATACCTGCTTCAGAGCCGAGTCAATGTCCCGCGAGCCCCACCGGGCAAGGCAGGCATCCTCGGTCGTTAGCGACGTTTACCTCACTCATGCCAGATAGAGACAAAGCGCTCAGCATAGCCGACCCCCATCAGTTGTTCCGCACTTCGCTCGAGCAAGCCACCGATGCCGTCTTCATCCTGAACACGGACAACAAGGTGATCTTCCTGAACGCTGCTGCGGAGGCACTCTATGGCGCATCCCGTACGCAAGTCTTCGGCATGAACGTGGAGGCGCTCGTGCAAAAGCTGCCGGGTGCCGACGCGCAGCGTGCCCAGCCCTTGCCCGCCGTCCAGATCCTGAGGCCGGATGGCGAACTTCGCTTTGGCCATGTCGCGGAATCCAGCACCCGCCTGGGAGACGCTACGCTGCGCACGCTGCTGGTGAAGGTGGCCAGCCCCCCGGATGCCAGCCGCGACGATCACCCGTTGCTATCCGTCATTGCCGACGAGATCGACAGCGCCGTGCTGGTGGTCGATGCCGACTGGCACATCGTGTACGCCAACGCCGGGCTCACGCGCATGCTGGGCTACAAGCCCTGGGAGCTGAGGGGCAAGACCCCGCGCGAGATACTGGCCGGCGAGTTCACCGATCCCGGCGTGATGCAACGCTTGCATGCCCAGCGCTCATCCCCGGGCGGCGAGCGCCACGAGGCGCTGGTGTATGCTCGCAACGGCAGCGCACTCTGGGTCAGCGCCACCGTTCGCCATCTGGTCAGCGCGACCGGCGACCGGCATCACGCCATCGTCATCCTCTCCGACATCACCCAGCAGCGGGCCTACGAGATGCTGCAGCGAAAGGTACTGCAAGCCATGGTGATGGAGCAGCCGCTGCCGGCCGTGATGGAGTTGATCTGCGAAGAAGTACAACGCGTGGCACCCTCCGTGATCGCGTCCGTGCTGCGGGTGGACGCCGATGGCCGCCTGCACCCGCTGGCCGCGCCCGGCCTGCCGCCGGGCTATGCGGCGGCGCTGGACGGCCTGACCATCGGGCCATCCGTGGGCTCCTGCGGCACGGCCGCGTGGCTGGGCGAGCCGGTGATGGTCAGTGATATCGCCAACGATCCGCTATGGGTGGATTTTCGTGATCTCGCCCTACCCCTCGGCCTGGCGGCATGCTGGTCCTATCCGATCAAGGCAAGCGATGGGCGGGTGCTTGCCACGCTGGCCTTCTACTGCCGCACCGTCCGCCAGCCCGACGCCTTCCACCAGCAACTGGCCGAGGTATGCGCCTCGCTGTGCAAGCTCGCATTCGAGCGCGAGGAAGCCGCCGAGCGGATCCTGCAGCTCGACCACTACGATTCACTGACCGGCTTGCCCAACCGCAGCCTGCTGCAGATGCAGGCCGGCACCCTGCTGCTCGCGGCACGCTCGGCCGGCACCACGCTCAGCGTGCTGTTCGTCGACCTGGACCGCTTCAAGCATATCAACGACTCGCTCGGCCACGTCGGCGGCGACAAGCTGCTGCGCGAGGTTGCGCAACGCCTTAGCGCGCACGCCGGGGATTCCGCGCTGGTGGCGCGGCTGTCGGGCGACGAATTCGCGCTGGTGCTGCCCGACAGCGACCGCGCCCAGACCATTGCGGCGGGCAAGCGCATCCTGGCCGCGCTGCGCCAGCCGCTGCGCATCGACCACGCCAGCATTGCACCCTCGGCCAGCATCGGCATCAGCATGTTCCCGGCCGACGGCGACGCGCTGGACTACCTGCTGCACTGCGCCGAGATGGCCATGTACGACGCCAAGGCCGCGGGGCGCAACCTGTTCCGCTTCTTCAGCATCGAGATGAACTGGGCCGCCCAGGAGCGCCTGGCGCTGGAGTCCGCGCTGCGCGACGCCCTGCTGGCCGAGGAGCTTCACCTCAACTTCCAGCCCCAGGTGTTCCTGCGCGATGGGCGCCTCTACGGCCTGGAGGTGCTGGTGCGCTGGCACCATCCGCACTTTGGGATGGTGTCGCCGGACCGCTTCGTGCCGCTGGCCGAAGACAGCGGCCTGATCGGCGCGCTGGATCGCTGGGTCCTGGAGCAATCGTGCGCGCAGCTGGCCGCGTGGCGCCGGGAAGGGCTTTCCGTACCCACGATCTCCGTCAATATCTCCCCCGCCAGCTTCCGCGACCCGGGGCTGCCGGCGCAAGTGGCCGAGACCCTGGCCCGCCATGGGCTGCCCGCCCAGGCGCTGGTGCTGGAAATGACCGAAGGGCTGCTGATGGAAGATGACGCGAGCCTCGCCGCCACCGTTGCCGCCATCCACGCGCAGGGCGTGCGCTTGTCCATGGACGACTTCGGCACCGGATATTCCAGCCTGGGCTACCTCAGGCAATTGCCGGTGCACCAGCTCAAGCTGGACAAGAGCTTTGTGATCGACCTGGAAAGCGATGCCGCCGCCCGCGAGCTGGCCAGCGCC
Proteins encoded:
- a CDS encoding LysR substrate-binding domain-containing protein, which produces MDWTQRLRLRNLQMLLSLAQTGNMSQTAAALSTTQPALSKWLKELEDDIGLPLFERHARGLRPTPYGESMIAHARRIEAHLDTARDDMQAMREGGSGLVVIGTSGASAADTVPLAVTSLLQRLPKAHVRLVESTMNLLMAQLARGEVDIVVGRSAPELQDGQMRAEALYMEPIHFVTRPRHPLFELAEPGWSDLQAYRWIVWPRGTPIRNTLESALNAAGQGMPADCVESNSVILNLTLLNHSNMIGVASHRTARRLEHLGALRILPLRLAGFGSVSMYWRDDGFGRIAVSAALDALRRAAVRSVDEIPDDTHG
- a CDS encoding DHA2 family efflux MFS transporter permease subunit; the encoded protein is MDQTQTQSSSMRFLPYLVAATFFMEYLDTTVLATALPQMAQSFGVGPNDLSLGMTAYMLALAVFIPISGWIADRFGSRTVFGGAIVVFTVASVLCGASNGLFAFTAARVLQGIGGAMMVPVGRLIVVRNTDKRQLIKAISTITWPAIVAPVVGPPIGGFITTYASWRWIFLLNVPFGIAALIATFMMIRNERASEPKPLDIVGFVLSGTTLTFVLYGTELASQQGASLATAGAFVAAGLVLGVLAVRHAAGREHPLLDFTTLRVPTFSVTVITGSVTRIGIGAVPYLMPLLFQVGFGLSAFRSGLLLLASALGNLGMKALTTRVLQHYGFRATAIVDVAFASVFIVACGLLTPETPLAIVLFVVFIYGVTRSMQFSTLATLAYADIPQNQMSSANTLWNAAQQMSIGLGIAFGSLSLRIAASLRAQASDVPHFTLGDFRWAFLFAGVLTLVSLIGYVRLAPDAGRHLSSRRAAG
- a CDS encoding cation diffusion facilitator family transporter, which produces MRNDEIIDEAEVETPAMAQAARRSTWVSVAVNILLTCMQLVAGVVAGSQALIADAIHSLSDLVSDFVVLFASHHSRKGADADHQYGHQRFETAASLAIGLLLLAVGAGMLWSAVQKLEYPELIQPVKGVALWVALGALAAKESLFRYMLAVAERVRSSMLVANAWHARSDAASSLVVAVGIGGNLLGYHMLDPVAALVVGLMVTRMGWKFSWDALHDLMDRAVDAQSIEAIRQAILATPGVLGLHDLKTRKMGDAILVDVHLEIDGAMTVEEGHRIAVQARLAAMQIQDVLNVMTHVDPVRVPRHQAEDPARAGAA
- a CDS encoding universal stress protein yields the protein MYFKTVLVELGADPGCADRVNLAAELAQRSAGHVIGVTATGMRLEPFRGAGDEAGYYAELARRQLLAQGAEASAAFHRAMSEAAPGVGFTHRIIEDDVGWALVQQGRVADVVVLARLPGPESIPVLVAQTPEYVLLNTGRPVLLVPPGVRHLPCEHVAIAWDGGREAARAVADAIPLLRLAKRVTVVSASSTHDGEATHGMPDVPGAHAGLRDHLARQGITSVMHAVQGSHRVGQLLLEAVRHLQADLLVAGGYGHARLRELVTGGTTRTLMRHADIPVLMSH
- a CDS encoding cobalt-precorrin-7 (C(5))-methyltransferase, whose translation is MIICAGVGPGHLDFLTHGVAELIRGADIVAGFDTVIDAVRPLVPPAAQVVTMGYQDQVERLAWVAAEHHGGRRCVVLFMGDMHFSGFQYLERVERACGHPVDTVPGISSAQVLAARGKVCFDETTFLTFHRRGDLEPFKRHLVHVLADQRNAIVIPRPWDFMPSDIAAWLVAQGAPPEHPVEVWENLTLADAHWRGTLASCTPAFTDMSIMLIRALAPMASQIEPPSLA
- a CDS encoding EAL and GGDEF domain-containing protein; its protein translation is MPDRDKALSIADPHQLFRTSLEQATDAVFILNTDNKVIFLNAAAEALYGASRTQVFGMNVEALVQKLPGADAQRAQPLPAVQILRPDGELRFGHVAESSTRLGDATLRTLLVKVASPPDASRDDHPLLSVIADEIDSAVLVVDADWHIVYANAGLTRMLGYKPWELRGKTPREILAGEFTDPGVMQRLHAQRSSPGGERHEALVYARNGSALWVSATVRHLVSATGDRHHAIVILSDITQQRAYEMLQRKVLQAMVMEQPLPAVMELICEEVQRVAPSVIASVLRVDADGRLHPLAAPGLPPGYAAALDGLTIGPSVGSCGTAAWLGEPVMVSDIANDPLWVDFRDLALPLGLAACWSYPIKASDGRVLATLAFYCRTVRQPDAFHQQLAEVCASLCKLAFEREEAAERILQLDHYDSLTGLPNRSLLQMQAGTLLLAARSAGTTLSVLFVDLDRFKHINDSLGHVGGDKLLREVAQRLSAHAGDSALVARLSGDEFALVLPDSDRAQTIAAGKRILAALRQPLRIDHASIAPSASIGISMFPADGDALDYLLHCAEMAMYDAKAAGRNLFRFFSIEMNWAAQERLALESALRDALLAEELHLNFQPQVFLRDGRLYGLEVLVRWHHPHFGMVSPDRFVPLAEDSGLIGALDRWVLEQSCAQLAAWRREGLSVPTISVNISPASFRDPGLPAQVAETLARHGLPAQALVLEMTEGLLMEDDASLAATVAAIHAQGVRLSMDDFGTGYSSLGYLRQLPVHQLKLDKSFVIDLESDAAARELASAVIRIGDSLKLAVIAEGVENEAQRRFLLSQGCHMGQGYLFSRPLDALAVAKWIAAPRAVEPHPAEHGEMHSRR